The following are from one region of the Eubacterium sp. MSJ-33 genome:
- a CDS encoding substrate-binding domain-containing protein, translating to MKLRAKHRFRICIVSFLCVGTLAASLCSCGKKETQDYAFAGTNGDASSLGMISVQVREDGSGTRSQFEEYLGISMSDDNTDKYKDMKQCMVLSSGSAMASAINVLKNGIGYVSYGQMQGDSKALAVDGIVCTRESIADHAYPLTRDFTLAWVDSPNALRDDFVKYIAGAGQKIVGQTYVPVAEETTFLADPDAQGTLSIRGSSSMAELLSELADAYMAVNKNATIHVYATDSTKGLNDAMEGKSDMAMVSRSLKDYETDLVESTVIATDGIAVIVQKDNPINQVTKDELKGIFNGNITSWNDIQ from the coding sequence ATGAAGCTTAGAGCAAAACATAGATTTCGAATATGCATCGTAAGTTTTTTGTGCGTGGGTACATTGGCTGCATCCTTATGCAGCTGTGGAAAAAAAGAAACGCAGGACTATGCATTTGCCGGAACAAATGGAGACGCTTCTTCCCTTGGTATGATTTCGGTGCAGGTTCGTGAGGATGGTTCCGGTACCAGGAGCCAGTTTGAAGAATATCTCGGGATTTCCATGTCTGATGATAACACGGATAAATACAAGGATATGAAACAGTGCATGGTTTTATCAAGCGGGAGTGCCATGGCGAGCGCTATTAATGTATTAAAAAACGGAATCGGATATGTATCCTACGGACAAATGCAGGGAGATTCCAAAGCACTTGCTGTAGATGGAATTGTCTGTACCAGAGAAAGTATTGCAGATCATGCGTATCCATTGACCAGAGATTTTACACTTGCATGGGTAGACAGCCCGAATGCACTGCGGGATGATTTTGTCAAATATATAGCAGGTGCCGGTCAGAAAATCGTGGGTCAGACATATGTGCCAGTGGCGGAAGAGACAACATTTCTGGCAGATCCGGATGCACAGGGAACACTCAGCATCCGCGGTTCTTCCTCTATGGCAGAGCTGCTTTCGGAGCTTGCAGATGCGTATATGGCAGTGAATAAAAATGCAACGATCCATGTGTATGCGACAGATTCTACGAAGGGGTTGAACGATGCCATGGAAGGAAAATCCGATATGGCTATGGTATCACGCAGCCTAAAGGATTACGAGACAGATCTTGTAGAATCAACGGTGATCGCAACGGACGGAATCGCAGTGATTGTCCAAAAGGATAATCCGATCAATCAGGTAACAAAAGATGAATTGAAAGGTATCTTCAATGGAAACATCACATCTTGGAATGATATTCAATAA
- the ppk1 gene encoding polyphosphate kinase 1, producing the protein MLQETIYDNRELSWLKFNKRVLEEAVDENNPLCERLSFVSIFQSNLDEFLMVRVGSLDAGKDSKVRENKTNMTCQEQLDRIIVKEKKLREKKDEIYLRLMYEMEEYGVKELLYKDLNEDEQDSMKLYFENEIQPFISPQVVGKRQPFPFLRNKEIYAVVELRTKSNNTKIGIIPCNNPVIKRMIPVSSDGRRFMLAEELILHFVGEVFPGYKVISKSLIRILRSAEIDVDDALDDDEKDYRKGVEKVLRTRSRLCPLRMEYTRMMNDSIIEKMCGFLDLTKKQVFHSISPLDLSFLFKVEDLLRNEKHLFYERRVPQQPAMIDRTRPVMEQVRERDLFLSYPYESMKPFIQLLNEAANDPEVVSIKMTLYRLASDSKIVEALVEAAEQGKEVVVLVELRARFDEENNIRWSRQLEDAGCRVIYGLNHMKVHSKLCLITGKRNNKIEYITQIGTGNYNEKTSRIYTDYSLITSSVDIGNEAANVFNHLSMGTTVDETEHLLVAPNCLQNKVLAMIDEEIAKAKEGKEGYVGVKINSLTDKKIIDKLIEAGKSGVKIRMIVRGICCLKSGVAGETDNIRIISIVGRFLEHSRIYIFGKDDPKVYIASADFMTRNTVHRVEVAAPVYDPAIKARILDDFELFYEDDQKAREQINGIYLPKQGDCHINAQEAQYAQAYKNNEIHA; encoded by the coding sequence ATGTTACAGGAAACAATTTATGATAACCGGGAACTTTCCTGGTTAAAGTTCAATAAAAGAGTATTGGAAGAAGCAGTGGATGAGAACAATCCGCTCTGCGAACGTCTGTCGTTCGTGTCAATCTTCCAAAGTAATCTCGATGAGTTCCTAATGGTGCGTGTTGGTTCGTTAGACGCAGGAAAAGACAGTAAAGTCCGCGAAAATAAGACGAATATGACCTGTCAGGAACAGCTTGACCGCATTATCGTCAAGGAGAAGAAGCTTCGGGAGAAGAAGGACGAAATCTACCTGCGCCTGATGTATGAGATGGAAGAATATGGTGTCAAGGAGCTTTTGTATAAGGATCTGAACGAGGATGAGCAGGATTCCATGAAGCTTTACTTTGAGAATGAGATCCAGCCGTTTATTTCACCACAGGTTGTCGGCAAACGCCAGCCATTTCCATTTTTACGTAACAAGGAAATCTACGCTGTGGTAGAGCTGCGAACAAAATCTAACAATACGAAGATTGGCATTATTCCATGTAACAATCCGGTCATTAAGCGCATGATCCCGGTTTCTTCCGACGGAAGACGTTTTATGCTCGCAGAAGAATTGATTCTGCATTTTGTTGGGGAAGTATTCCCGGGTTATAAGGTAATCAGCAAATCCCTGATCCGTATCCTGCGGAGTGCGGAAATAGACGTGGATGATGCATTAGACGATGATGAAAAAGATTACCGCAAGGGGGTGGAGAAGGTGCTTCGTACAAGAAGCCGTTTGTGCCCGCTCCGTATGGAATATACAAGAATGATGAATGACTCCATCATCGAGAAAATGTGTGGATTTTTAGACCTCACAAAAAAGCAGGTATTTCATTCCATCTCACCACTTGACCTGTCGTTCTTATTCAAGGTGGAGGATCTGCTTCGAAATGAAAAGCATTTATTTTACGAACGCCGCGTGCCACAGCAGCCGGCTATGATAGACCGGACACGCCCGGTGATGGAACAGGTTAGAGAGCGTGATTTATTCCTGTCTTACCCATATGAGAGCATGAAGCCTTTTATCCAGCTCTTAAATGAGGCAGCAAATGATCCGGAGGTCGTATCAATCAAGATGACCTTATATCGTCTTGCCAGCGATTCGAAGATTGTAGAGGCGTTGGTTGAAGCCGCAGAGCAGGGCAAAGAGGTTGTTGTGTTAGTCGAACTACGGGCACGTTTTGACGAGGAGAATAACATCCGCTGGTCGAGACAGCTTGAGGATGCCGGATGCCGCGTAATCTATGGATTGAATCATATGAAGGTACATTCCAAACTCTGTCTGATCACAGGAAAGCGGAATAATAAAATCGAATATATCACACAGATTGGTACCGGTAATTACAACGAGAAGACTTCCCGTATATACACTGACTATTCTCTGATCACATCTTCGGTAGATATCGGAAATGAAGCTGCCAATGTGTTCAATCATTTGTCAATGGGAACTACCGTCGATGAGACAGAGCATCTGCTTGTAGCTCCAAACTGCCTGCAGAATAAGGTCCTTGCAATGATTGATGAAGAAATTGCAAAGGCGAAGGAAGGAAAAGAAGGTTATGTCGGTGTGAAAATCAATTCCCTGACGGATAAGAAGATCATCGACAAGCTTATCGAGGCCGGCAAATCCGGCGTGAAAATCCGCATGATCGTGCGTGGAATCTGCTGCCTGAAATCAGGCGTGGCTGGAGAGACGGATAATATCCGAATCATCAGCATTGTAGGAAGATTTCTGGAACATTCCAGAATCTATATATTCGGCAAAGATGACCCGAAGGTGTATATTGCTTCTGCCGATTTTATGACACGGAATACCGTTCACCGTGTAGAGGTAGCGGCTCCGGTCTATGATCCTGCAATCAAAGCCCGGATTCTCGATGATTTTGAATTGTTCTACGAGGATGACCAGAAGGCAAGAGAGCAGATCAACGGTATCTACCTTCCAAAACAGGGAGACTGTCATATCAATGCACAGGAAGCACAATATGCACAAGCTTACAAAAACAATGAGATACATGCATAG
- a CDS encoding aldolase catalytic domain-containing protein yields the protein MKELSNLLGFRESIKVVDATLRDGGLVNDFYFTDDFVKALYQANIDAGVDYMEMGYRASKKVFDESKFGKWKFCSDDHIREIVGDNDTDLKLAIMADIGRHDKNDFDEKVNSPVDLVRVAAYIHQMPEAIDMVEDAAKKGYETSCNIMAISNSQEEDIKVALDMLGKTPVDVIYIVDSFGSLYPEQIARIADLYLNFAAKYNKKIGIHAHNNQQLAFANTIEACGDGVDWLDGTYLSMGRGAGNCAMELLLGFLKNPKYNVYPVFKFIEDHMMKLKDDGIVWGYDLQYLMTGLLNQHPRSAIAFTKENRRDYAEYYKELLI from the coding sequence ATGAAAGAATTATCAAATTTACTTGGATTTCGGGAAAGTATCAAGGTAGTAGACGCAACCTTACGTGATGGTGGACTGGTGAATGACTTTTATTTTACAGATGACTTTGTAAAAGCATTGTATCAGGCAAATATCGACGCAGGTGTTGACTATATGGAGATGGGTTATCGTGCATCGAAGAAGGTATTTGATGAATCGAAGTTCGGTAAATGGAAATTCTGTAGTGATGACCATATCCGCGAGATCGTTGGAGATAACGACACAGACTTAAAGCTTGCAATCATGGCAGATATCGGGCGCCATGATAAGAACGATTTCGATGAGAAAGTAAATTCACCGGTTGATTTAGTCCGCGTGGCAGCATACATCCATCAGATGCCGGAAGCAATCGACATGGTAGAGGATGCGGCAAAGAAGGGATACGAGACAAGCTGTAATATCATGGCTATCTCGAATTCACAGGAGGAAGACATCAAGGTTGCACTTGATATGCTTGGCAAGACACCGGTTGATGTTATCTACATTGTGGACAGCTTTGGTTCGCTGTATCCGGAGCAGATTGCCCGTATCGCTGATTTGTACCTGAATTTCGCAGCGAAATACAATAAGAAGATCGGTATCCATGCACACAACAACCAGCAGCTCGCCTTTGCAAATACGATTGAAGCGTGTGGTGATGGTGTAGACTGGTTAGACGGAACCTACCTGTCCATGGGAAGAGGAGCCGGCAACTGCGCGATGGAGCTATTGCTTGGATTCCTGAAAAATCCAAAATACAACGTATACCCGGTATTCAAATTCATTGAAGACCACATGATGAAATTAAAGGATGACGGCATCGTCTGGGGCTACGATCTCCAGTACCTGATGACCGGACTTTTAAACCAGCATCCCCGTTCTGCAATCGCTTTCACAAAAGAGAATCGCCGCGACTACGCAGAATATTACAAGGAACTGTTAATTTAG
- a CDS encoding substrate-binding domain-containing protein: protein MRKLKKAIIGVLASAMLMGAMTGCGKAASDDITVISREDGSGTRGAFIELFGIEEKDADGNKIDNTISTADITNSTSVMMTSVADDEAAIGYISLGSLDDSVKALKIDGAEATADNISNGSYKVSRPFNIATKGTPNEVTQDFINFILSEDGQKVVEDAGYISQGNTGAFKAAGVKGKINVAGSSSVTPVMEKLKEAYVAVNPDVQIEVQQSDSTTGMTSAAEGVCDIGMASRELKDSELSAGLTPTVIAIDGIAVVVNKNNDVDGLTSDQVKSIYTGSITKWSEVK from the coding sequence ATGAGAAAGTTAAAGAAAGCAATCATTGGAGTTTTAGCATCAGCCATGCTTATGGGAGCAATGACAGGATGTGGTAAAGCAGCAAGTGATGATATCACCGTAATTTCCCGTGAGGATGGATCCGGTACAAGAGGCGCATTTATCGAACTGTTCGGTATCGAGGAGAAGGATGCAGATGGTAACAAGATTGATAATACAATCTCTACTGCAGATATCACAAACTCAACATCCGTTATGATGACGAGCGTAGCAGATGATGAGGCAGCCATCGGATACATATCGCTTGGTTCCCTGGATGATTCTGTAAAGGCATTGAAAATTGATGGTGCGGAAGCAACCGCTGATAATATCTCAAACGGAAGCTACAAGGTATCCCGTCCGTTCAACATTGCAACAAAGGGTACCCCAAATGAAGTAACACAGGATTTCATCAACTTCATCTTAAGTGAGGATGGACAGAAGGTTGTTGAAGATGCAGGATATATCAGCCAGGGTAATACAGGTGCATTCAAGGCTGCAGGCGTAAAGGGTAAGATCAATGTTGCAGGTTCATCTTCCGTAACACCGGTTATGGAGAAGCTCAAGGAGGCATATGTTGCAGTCAATCCGGATGTACAGATTGAAGTACAGCAGAGTGACTCTACAACAGGTATGACAAGTGCGGCAGAAGGTGTCTGCGATATCGGTATGGCATCCAGAGAGCTCAAAGACAGCGAGCTTAGTGCAGGTCTTACACCGACAGTGATCGCAATTGATGGTATCGCAGTTGTTGTAAATAAAAACAACGACGTCGATGGTCTTACAAGCGATCAGGTAAAGAGCATCTACACAGGCTCTATCACAAAGTGGTCAGAAGTAAAGTAA
- the pstC gene encoding phosphate ABC transporter permease subunit PstC, whose amino-acid sequence MTKVKERTMHIVFLVAACMSILAVAMICLFMFANGVPAIRQIGFVNFIFGKTWMPGANKFGIFPMIIGSIYVTAGAIIIGVPIGLLCAVFMAKFCPPKLHKIMKPAVDLLAGIPSIVYGFFGLVVITPMIRNTFGGSGKNILTACILLGIMILPTIISVSESAIRAVPESYYEGALALGDTHERSVFKAVLPAAKSGILAAIILGIGRAIGETMAVIMIAGNHAVMPDSLLAGVRTLTSNIVLELGYATDLHREALIATGVVLFVFILIINLLFSVVKKKGAK is encoded by the coding sequence ATGACGAAAGTAAAAGAAAGAACTATGCATATCGTATTCCTGGTGGCTGCCTGTATGTCCATACTGGCAGTCGCCATGATATGTCTGTTCATGTTTGCCAATGGCGTACCTGCCATCCGGCAGATCGGATTTGTGAATTTCATATTTGGTAAAACATGGATGCCGGGTGCGAATAAATTCGGTATCTTCCCTATGATCATCGGCAGTATCTATGTGACAGCAGGTGCAATCATCATCGGTGTTCCAATCGGACTTTTATGTGCCGTATTCATGGCAAAGTTCTGTCCACCGAAGCTTCATAAGATTATGAAACCGGCTGTGGATCTGCTTGCAGGTATTCCATCCATTGTATATGGATTCTTCGGTCTGGTTGTGATCACACCGATGATCCGGAACACATTCGGCGGAAGCGGTAAAAATATTCTGACCGCCTGCATCCTGCTTGGAATCATGATTCTGCCAACTATCATCAGTGTATCGGAATCGGCAATCCGTGCGGTTCCGGAAAGCTATTACGAAGGAGCGTTAGCACTCGGTGATACGCATGAGAGAAGTGTCTTCAAGGCAGTACTCCCTGCAGCAAAATCCGGAATCCTTGCAGCCATCATTCTTGGAATCGGACGTGCGATCGGTGAGACAATGGCAGTCATCATGATTGCCGGAAACCATGCAGTTATGCCGGACAGTTTGTTAGCCGGTGTGCGGACACTTACATCGAATATTGTACTGGAGCTCGGATATGCAACAGATTTGCACAGAGAAGCACTGATAGCAACCGGAGTGGTTCTGTTCGTATTCATCCTGATTATTAATCTGTTGTTCTCAGTTGTGAAAAAGAAAGGGGCGAAATAG
- the pstA gene encoding phosphate ABC transporter permease PstA → MSEQAVAAKADMEAIRPINVVTWKDKLAAYKKRPFSMFLLIAVTVSAVITVGVLGALVIYILANGIMNLSPELFAWKYTTENVSMLPAIINTFLMTALSLLIAVPIGICSAIYLVEYAKRGNKLVSVVRITTETLSGIPSIVYGLFGYLMFVIAFGWGLSFFGGALTLSIMVLPTIMRTTEEALLSVPDSYREGSFGLGAGRLRTIFKVVLPSAVPGILSGVILAIGRIVGETAALIFTSGTTAEIPKSLFDSGCTLAVHMYKLLSEGLYTKQAYATAVVLLVMVVIINAASGKLAKKLQAK, encoded by the coding sequence ATGAGTGAACAAGCTGTAGCAGCAAAGGCAGATATGGAAGCAATCAGGCCGATCAATGTCGTTACCTGGAAGGATAAGCTCGCTGCATACAAAAAACGGCCGTTTTCCATGTTTTTACTGATTGCAGTCACTGTATCTGCTGTCATTACGGTTGGCGTGCTCGGCGCACTTGTTATCTATATTCTGGCAAATGGTATCATGAATCTTTCTCCGGAGCTTTTTGCATGGAAATATACAACCGAAAATGTATCGATGCTTCCGGCCATTATCAATACATTTCTTATGACCGCGCTTTCCCTGCTCATCGCAGTTCCAATCGGTATTTGTTCTGCTATTTATCTGGTAGAATATGCCAAGCGCGGAAATAAACTTGTGAGTGTTGTCAGAATCACAACCGAGACATTATCCGGTATCCCTTCCATTGTCTATGGTCTGTTCGGATATCTGATGTTTGTTATCGCATTCGGCTGGGGGCTTTCGTTCTTCGGTGGTGCACTTACACTTTCCATTATGGTGCTTCCAACCATTATGCGTACGACAGAAGAAGCGCTCTTAAGCGTACCGGATTCTTACCGGGAAGGAAGCTTCGGACTTGGAGCCGGTAGACTACGGACGATATTCAAGGTTGTTCTTCCATCTGCGGTACCCGGTATTTTATCCGGAGTTATTCTGGCAATCGGACGTATCGTCGGTGAGACGGCCGCTTTAATCTTTACATCCGGTACAACTGCCGAGATACCAAAAAGCTTATTTGATTCCGGATGTACACTGGCTGTTCATATGTATAAACTGCTTTCGGAAGGACTCTACACAAAGCAGGCATATGCAACCGCCGTTGTGCTGCTTGTAATGGTTGTCATAATCAATGCAGCATCCGGAAAGCTTGCCAAAAAACTGCAGGCAAAATAA
- the pstB gene encoding phosphate ABC transporter ATP-binding protein PstB: MGNFKIKDMDLYYSDFHALKDINLDIPSTKITAFIGPSGCGKSTLLKSLNRMNDLVEGCKITGEVTLDGENIYKGMDVNTLRKRVGMVFQKPNPFPMSIYDNIAYGPRTHGIHKKAELDEIVERSLKQAAIWDEVKDRLKKSALGMSGGQQQRLCIARALAVEPDVLLMDEPTSALDPISTSKIEDLAVDLKDKYTIIMVTHNMQQAARISDNTAFFLLGEVVEFDNTEKLFANPSDKRTEDYITGRFG; this comes from the coding sequence ATGGGTAATTTTAAAATTAAGGACATGGATTTATATTACAGCGATTTCCATGCGTTAAAAGATATCAACTTGGATATTCCATCAACAAAGATTACTGCGTTCATCGGTCCGTCCGGCTGTGGAAAATCCACACTTTTAAAAAGCCTGAATCGAATGAATGATCTGGTCGAAGGATGCAAGATCACAGGCGAGGTAACACTGGATGGCGAAAATATATACAAAGGAATGGATGTCAATACATTGCGCAAGCGCGTCGGCATGGTGTTTCAAAAACCAAATCCGTTTCCGATGAGCATCTACGACAATATTGCATATGGACCGCGTACACACGGAATCCATAAAAAAGCAGAATTAGATGAAATTGTGGAACGTTCCTTAAAGCAGGCTGCTATCTGGGATGAAGTCAAGGACCGTCTGAAGAAAAGCGCGCTCGGTATGTCAGGTGGACAGCAGCAGCGTCTGTGTATTGCGCGTGCACTTGCGGTGGAACCGGATGTGCTTTTGATGGATGAGCCGACATCTGCCCTCGATCCGATTTCCACCTCGAAGATTGAGGATCTGGCTGTCGATCTGAAAGATAAATATACGATCATCATGGTAACACACAATATGCAGCAGGCTGCACGTATCTCAGATAATACAGCATTTTTCCTGCTCGGAGAAGTTGTTGAGTTTGACAATACAGAGAAACTGTTTGCAAATCCAAGCGACAAGCGGACAGAGGATTATATCACAGGAAGGTTTGGTTGA
- the phoU gene encoding phosphate signaling complex protein PhoU: MRNEYEKQLENLNVELIRMGALCEKVIAGTTKALFCGDAKYTSKSHAVEEEIDKSEHNIEHICMSLLLKQQPVASDFRFVSAALKLISDLERIGDQCADIADMIRFTAPYDLKEFKDLEEMSGAAKDMLSNAVEAYVKKDKDLAITVMQADDKVDALFDSVKKRLIKEIGKKAEDGEFYIDIIMIAKYYERIGDHATNVAEWVYYSITGEHI; this comes from the coding sequence ATGAGAAATGAATACGAGAAGCAATTAGAGAATCTGAATGTCGAACTGATCCGTATGGGTGCACTTTGCGAGAAGGTAATCGCGGGTACTACAAAGGCGCTTTTTTGCGGCGATGCCAAATACACATCGAAATCCCATGCAGTGGAAGAGGAGATCGACAAAAGCGAGCATAATATCGAGCATATCTGTATGAGCCTGCTTTTAAAGCAGCAGCCGGTCGCATCGGATTTCCGTTTTGTATCAGCTGCATTAAAGCTTATATCTGATCTCGAACGGATTGGTGACCAATGCGCCGATATCGCGGATATGATTCGTTTCACAGCACCCTATGACTTAAAGGAATTTAAAGACCTTGAAGAAATGTCAGGTGCTGCGAAAGATATGCTGTCAAATGCTGTGGAGGCATATGTCAAAAAAGACAAGGATCTGGCGATCACTGTGATGCAGGCTGATGATAAAGTCGATGCATTATTTGATTCGGTAAAGAAACGTCTCATTAAAGAGATCGGAAAAAAAGCAGAAGATGGTGAATTTTATATAGACATTATCATGATTGCAAAGTATTATGAAAGAATAGGCGACCATGCAACGAATGTTGCGGAATGGGTGTATTATTCAATCACAGGAGAGCATATATAA
- a CDS encoding response regulator transcription factor, translating to MIYVLEDDNSIREFVVYTLCHMDLEAKGFERPSEFWAGMEETLPSLILLDIMLPEEDGLSVLKKLREHADTKEVPVIMLTAKDSEYDKVLGLDSGADDYVPKPFGIMELVARIKALLRRTENRADTTDDGEKLIAGSIALDTKRHIVLVDGERINLTLKEFELLHLFMENQGQVFTRDQLLNRIWGYEFDGESRTVDVHIRSLRMKLKEAGNMIETVRGVGYKIGD from the coding sequence ATGATTTATGTTTTAGAAGATGACAATAGCATACGTGAATTTGTAGTTTACACATTATGTCACATGGATTTGGAAGCAAAAGGCTTTGAACGTCCATCAGAATTCTGGGCAGGGATGGAAGAAACACTTCCGTCCCTGATTCTGCTTGATATCATGCTGCCGGAGGAGGATGGCTTGTCTGTCTTAAAAAAGCTGCGGGAACATGCTGATACCAAAGAGGTTCCGGTAATTATGTTAACTGCAAAGGATAGTGAATACGACAAAGTACTGGGGCTTGACAGCGGTGCGGATGACTATGTGCCGAAGCCGTTTGGCATTATGGAGTTAGTTGCCAGAATCAAGGCTTTGCTTCGCCGGACAGAAAACCGTGCAGATACGACAGATGACGGTGAGAAGCTTATTGCAGGAAGTATTGCCTTAGATACAAAGCGCCACATTGTTTTAGTGGATGGAGAGCGCATCAATCTTACATTGAAGGAGTTTGAACTTCTGCATCTGTTTATGGAAAACCAAGGGCAGGTGTTTACACGTGATCAGCTGCTAAACCGTATCTGGGGATATGAATTCGACGGGGAAAGCCGTACGGTTGACGTCCATATACGAAGTCTCCGGATGAAATTAAAGGAAGCCGGGAATATGATTGAAACCGTCCGCGGTGTCGGCTACAAGATCGGAGATTAA
- a CDS encoding sensor histidine kinase, which yields MKKKIFKNTILIILLLVVLCGISIIGVLYSYFNKQYVASLNQAAGYIAEGVNLSGLDFLTDLDENEKRITWVAADGTVLYDNKADPHTMENHKNRTEIKQAMTSSAGTSVRYSKTLSEETIYHAIRIADGSVVRVSVVRKSVPALLMKVLLPIILVLLLGVEFSAILAYRLSRQITTPLEAIDLDHPDESTVYDELSPFIRKIRIQNEQIQKAMTQLQTQKNEFALITENMQEGFLVVDKKEIVLSHNRSISTLFDVDESVDGKHVLEINRSEEFIDCIKKAIQGIHSEYICPVKGRFYNIYANPVFRNNEVAGAVVIITDVTEKEERENLRREFSANVSHELKTPLTSISGIAEIIKNGIVDEKDVKTFAGKIYDEARRLIHLVEDIIKLSQLDEGEQAVEKTPIDIYDLSRIEIHHLEPVAEERHIKINLQGEHMMISGIHSVLEEMVYNLIENAIKYNKEDGTIDVTIKKEKHRCEFCVKDSGIGIPADQLDRIFERFYRVDKSHSKEIGGTGLGLSIVKHGAKLHNAEIKIESALNVGTEIKLIFPI from the coding sequence ATGAAAAAGAAGATATTCAAGAATACAATTTTAATCATCCTCCTTTTGGTTGTTCTATGCGGCATATCCATCATCGGTGTCTTATACAGCTATTTTAACAAGCAATACGTTGCCTCCCTGAATCAGGCGGCAGGCTATATTGCGGAAGGGGTCAACCTATCCGGACTGGATTTTCTCACTGACCTTGATGAGAATGAAAAGCGTATCACCTGGGTTGCGGCAGACGGAACAGTCCTTTATGACAACAAAGCCGATCCCCATACGATGGAAAATCATAAAAATCGTACAGAGATCAAACAGGCAATGACATCTTCAGCAGGCACAAGCGTAAGGTATTCGAAGACGCTTTCCGAGGAGACAATCTACCACGCCATCCGTATCGCGGACGGAAGTGTAGTCCGTGTCTCTGTAGTCCGTAAATCGGTACCTGCCCTTTTGATGAAGGTGCTGCTTCCGATTATTCTCGTATTACTGCTTGGTGTTGAATTTTCTGCGATTCTTGCCTACCGCTTATCGAGACAGATTACAACACCGTTAGAAGCAATCGACTTAGATCATCCGGATGAATCGACGGTTTATGACGAGTTGTCACCGTTTATCCGTAAAATCCGCATCCAGAATGAACAGATTCAGAAAGCGATGACGCAGCTGCAGACACAGAAAAATGAGTTTGCACTGATTACGGAAAACATGCAGGAAGGTTTTCTTGTTGTGGATAAAAAGGAAATTGTTCTCTCACACAACCGAAGTATCTCAACCTTGTTTGATGTGGATGAATCGGTAGATGGAAAACATGTGTTGGAGATTAACCGGTCGGAAGAGTTTATCGACTGTATCAAGAAGGCGATCCAGGGGATCCACAGCGAGTATATCTGTCCGGTTAAGGGACGCTTTTATAATATCTATGCGAATCCGGTATTCCGGAATAACGAGGTTGCCGGTGCGGTAGTTATCATCACGGATGTCACAGAGAAGGAAGAACGCGAGAATTTGAGACGAGAATTCTCGGCGAACGTATCGCACGAATTAAAGACACCGCTTACTTCCATATCCGGCATTGCAGAAATTATTAAAAATGGAATTGTTGACGAAAAGGATGTCAAAACATTTGCAGGTAAGATCTATGACGAAGCACGCCGGCTGATCCATCTGGTAGAAGATATCATCAAGCTGTCCCAGCTCGATGAGGGAGAGCAGGCAGTGGAAAAAACTCCGATTGATATATATGACCTGTCAAGAATCGAAATCCATCATTTGGAGCCGGTAGCAGAGGAACGGCATATCAAAATCAATCTGCAGGGTGAGCATATGATGATTTCCGGTATACATTCTGTGTTAGAAGAGATGGTATACAATCTGATTGAAAATGCCATTAAATATAACAAAGAGGATGGCACCATAGATGTCACGATCAAAAAGGAAAAACATCGTTGTGAGTTTTGCGTCAAAGATTCCGGCATCGGAATTCCGGCAGACCAGCTTGACCGGATATTTGAACGTTTTTACCGGGTCGATAAGAGCCATTCCAAGGAAATAGGCGGTACGGGGCTTGGACTTTCTATTGTAAAGCATGGCGCAAAGCTGCACAATGCGGAGATCAAGATTGAAAGTGCATTAAATGTCGGAACTGAAATAAAATTAATCTTTCCGATATAG